CCTTTCCTCATCTTTATTAGTGTTGGAATTTTTTATGGTAATTTTCCCGGCATAATCAGAAGTCGGGAGGTTGGTCGTGATAAAATCCAACAGGGGTTGAATACCGATATTATGATAAGCTGAACCGCATAACACCGGAATGATTTTCCTTTGGGCTATGGCCAGCTTCATAGCCTGGTTGATCTGATCATCCGTGAGTTTTTCTCCTTCTAAGTATTGTTCTAAAAGTTCATCATCAGTCTCCGCAATAGCTTCTACCAAGGAATTCTTGGCAGCGGCGGTCTTATCTGATAGGTCGGCCGGGATAGCCTCTTCCTTCACCTTGCCCTCGCTAAAAATAAAGGCCTTGTTCTGAACCAGATCAATGACCCCTTTAAAACCAGCTTCTTTGCCGATAGGTATTTGAACCGGAACAACCGGTGCGGAAAAGACATTTTTCAGATCATCCACCACTTTTGAAAAATTGGCATTTTCCTTATCCATCTTGTTAATGAAGACGGCCCGCGGCAAGTTGTATTTATCGGCATATCCCCAGACCAACTCTGTGCCCACTTCAACGCCGCTGGCTGCATCGCAAAGGACTATACAAGAATCTACGACCTGGAGCGTTCTGACTACCTCTCCTATAAAGTCAGCATAACCGGGTGTATCAATGATATTGAGCTTATGTCCCTTCCACTGAGTATGAACCAGCGTAGCATTAATAGATATCCCCCGCTTAACTTCATCCGGATCATAGTCAGACACGGTATTTCCCTCTTCTACCCGGCCTAATCGATTAATGACCTCGGTGTCAAAGAGGATGGCTTCTGTCAGAGATGTCTTGCCGGCGCCACCGTGGGATATTAAACCGGTATTTCTTATCCTGGACGTTTGAAACATATAGCCTCCTTTCTTCTTTTGTAAGCGTTCAGCCACTAAGGCACAAACTCGATGCTCGATGCTCGCTCCTGGATACTGGATCCTTTACCAGCATCGAGGATCCAGCATCGAGCATCGAAGATCGAGCATCGAGCATCCAGCATCGAGCATCGAGCATCGAGGATCGAGGATCGAGCATCGAGCATCCAGCATTGAGCATCGAAGATCGAGCATCGAGGATCGAGCATCGAGCATCCAGCATCATGTGCTGAACGGTTACCTTCTTTTAAGTTTCGGGTTTCGAGTTAGAGATTTCGCCCCTTTCTAAACCCGAAACTACCACTTATACCTAACCCGGTAATTAATCACTTCTTCCGAATCTTTTTTGACCAGAACTTTAAGTTCCATGGTTCTGGCATCCTTGCGCTCGTAAGGGTGAGAAGCCTTGATAACTTCCCAGTCTCCATACAGGTGCTCCGTTATCACCACCTCTATATCAGTATCTTTGTGATTGCGCAGCTTTATCTCGTAGGCTTCTTCCCTGATTCGATCGGTAACCTGTCTGTAATCTGTTTGCTTTCTTTCCCCCACCACGTCAAAGGCGCTGCCCAGAAAAACCCGAACCTTCTCATCTTTAGGGGTATGATCAATCTCATCTTCACCAATGAATTGCAGGGCCTGCTTGCTATCAGCCTTGTATACCCGCAATCTTCCTTTGGGGAGAGGGAAACCAACCCCATTTTCTTGGCTGTTTTTAAATTCCAGTTTAACCCAAACCTTACCTTCAGAGCTGGCGCCGTCATAGATATATATCTTCTTAACCGGAATATTGGAGGCGGAAAGAAGGCTAATCTGTTTGGTTTGGTTATCCTTTAAGGTAGTAACTCGATCCAGGGTATACATATGGTATTCAAAGACAGCCTCTTCTTCAAAATCTCTCTCTTCAGCCGCCAGGGCTTCGGCGGCCATCATTTTGTAAGGACGAATAGGTCTAGGTTTAGGTATTCGATGGACATCCCCGGCAATGAGTTTTAGCCCGGCCTCTGGGTAAGTAGTGCCGCTTTCGTTCCGGATAGTGACCCATCCATTTAAGTCCATCTTAGTATCTTCGGGATTTACCACCGCTACATAGTCAGCCTGCCAATCCATACCTGAAGTAAGATAAGTTAATTCACACGGAATATTCCCGGATTCTTGGGAGTAGATCTGCCAGATAAGGGTAGGACGAGTAATGAGACCCGAAGGAAGCTCTGGGAATTCTATCTCACGGATGTTTTCTCGGTCTACCATTTTAAGAGGGCCTTCCTGGTCCAGAATGAGTTGTTGGGGGTCAAAGCTAAGGAGTTTACCTTCGTAGAGGCTCTCTGAATCACTAATGAGCTTAATTTTTTTGTCGAGATAACGAGAAAGGAGTTTATCCGCGGAGAGAAGGTCGTATTCAAAGTTTTGTTCTTTAACCATCACCTCTTCAGGAAAGGTGATGGATTTAAGGTGAACCGAGGTGGGATCTATTTGGGCGGCTACATCAGTAAAAGAGACAATATTTGTCCCGGCGTTAAGCTTTATCTCCCTTTGATCTTTAATCAGGGCCAGGTCGCGATTGTAGACCGTAACCTCCAGTTTCTGCTCCTGAGCCTGCACCGCGGAAAGGAAGATAAAACACAAGGCCAGCCCTAAGATATTCCGCAATTTATCTCCCTCCTCGTCGGTCGACTACAAAGACGCTTCCCGGCTGGTTTTTACCATAATGTTTAACCTCGGCCAGGGAGTCACTTATTTTTAGATGACTGCGCAACTGATTATCCGG
This portion of the bacterium genome encodes:
- a CDS encoding DUF4139 domain-containing protein, with translation MRNILGLALCFIFLSAVQAQEQKLEVTVYNRDLALIKDQREIKLNAGTNIVSFTDVAAQIDPTSVHLKSITFPEEVMVKEQNFEYDLLSADKLLSRYLDKKIKLISDSESLYEGKLLSFDPQQLILDQEGPLKMVDRENIREIEFPELPSGLITRPTLIWQIYSQESGNIPCELTYLTSGMDWQADYVAVVNPEDTKMDLNGWVTIRNESGTTYPEAGLKLIAGDVHRIPKPRPIRPYKMMAAEALAAEERDFEEEAVFEYHMYTLDRVTTLKDNQTKQISLLSASNIPVKKIYIYDGASSEGKVWVKLEFKNSQENGVGFPLPKGRLRVYKADSKQALQFIGEDEIDHTPKDEKVRVFLGSAFDVVGERKQTDYRQVTDRIREEAYEIKLRNHKDTDIEVVITEHLYGDWEVIKASHPYERKDARTMELKVLVKKDSEEVINYRVRYKW